A genomic region of Oncorhynchus mykiss isolate Arlee chromosome 16, USDA_OmykA_1.1, whole genome shotgun sequence contains the following coding sequences:
- the LOC110491657 gene encoding troponin T, slow skeletal muscle isoform X2, translating to MSDVEEENEDQREEEERPKYKPMVSQLAAPKNPEGDRVDFDVSLHDIHRKRMEKDLLELQTLIDVHFDQRKKEEEELIGLKDRIDNRRSERAEQQRVRAEKERDRQSRIAEERQRKEDEEAKKRADDEAKKKKVLSNMGAHFGGFLAKFWVMMPPQAEQRRGKRQTGREIKKKTLAERRKPLAIDNLREDGLRERAKEMWEWIYQLESDKFDLTEKTRRQKYEINVLLNRISHAQKFSLYLCSKKVHGKGKVGGRWK from the exons ATGTCTGATGTGGAGGAAGAGAATGA ggatCAGCGGGAGG AAGAGGAGCGTCCTAAATACAA GCCCATGGTCTCCCAGCTCGCTGCCCCCAAAAATCCTGAGGGGGATAGGGTGGACTTTGACGTGAGCCTACAT GACATCCACAGGAAAAGAATGGAGAAGGATCTTCTGGAGCTGCAGACCCTGATCGACGTCCATTTTGACCAGAggaagaaagaagaggaagagctCATTGGACTCAAGGACAGGATT GACAACCGCAGATCAGAGAGAGCGGAGCAGCAGCGTGTGCGAGCAGAAAAGGAACGGGACAGACAGTCGAGAATTGCG GAAGAGCGGCAGAGGAAAGAGGACGAGGAAGCCAAGAAAAGGGCGGATGACGAAGCCAAGAAGAAGAAAGTGCTCTCTAACATGGGGGCTCACTTTGGGGGTTTCTTGGCAAAG TTCTGGGTGATGATGCCCCCCcaggcagagcagaggagagggaagagacaaACAGGGAGGGAGATCAAGAAGAAGACACTGGCGGAGAGGCGCAAACCCCTCGCTATTGACAACCTGAGAGAGGACGGCCTGAG ggagagagctaaagagatGTGGGAGTGGATTTACCAGCTTGAGTCAGACAAATTTGACCTGACTGAAAAGACGAGACGACAGAAATACGAG ATAAACGTTCTTCTGAATAGAATTTCTCATGCCCAGAAATT
- the LOC110491657 gene encoding troponin T, slow skeletal muscle isoform X1 codes for MSDVEEENEDQREEDEEEGEEEERPKYKPMVSQLAAPKNPEGDRVDFDVSLHDIHRKRMEKDLLELQTLIDVHFDQRKKEEEELIGLKDRIDNRRSERAEQQRVRAEKERDRQSRIAEERQRKEDEEAKKRADDEAKKKKVLSNMGAHFGGFLAKFWVMMPPQAEQRRGKRQTGREIKKKTLAERRKPLAIDNLREDGLRERAKEMWEWIYQLESDKFDLTEKTRRQKYEINVLLNRISHAQKFKKVHGKGKVGGRWK; via the exons ATGTCTGATGTGGAGGAAGAGAATGA ggatCAGCGGGAGG AGGACGAGGAGGAAGGAG AAGAAGAGGAGCGTCCTAAATACAA GCCCATGGTCTCCCAGCTCGCTGCCCCCAAAAATCCTGAGGGGGATAGGGTGGACTTTGACGTGAGCCTACAT GACATCCACAGGAAAAGAATGGAGAAGGATCTTCTGGAGCTGCAGACCCTGATCGACGTCCATTTTGACCAGAggaagaaagaagaggaagagctCATTGGACTCAAGGACAGGATT GACAACCGCAGATCAGAGAGAGCGGAGCAGCAGCGTGTGCGAGCAGAAAAGGAACGGGACAGACAGTCGAGAATTGCG GAAGAGCGGCAGAGGAAAGAGGACGAGGAAGCCAAGAAAAGGGCGGATGACGAAGCCAAGAAGAAGAAAGTGCTCTCTAACATGGGGGCTCACTTTGGGGGTTTCTTGGCAAAG TTCTGGGTGATGATGCCCCCCcaggcagagcagaggagagggaagagacaaACAGGGAGGGAGATCAAGAAGAAGACACTGGCGGAGAGGCGCAAACCCCTCGCTATTGACAACCTGAGAGAGGACGGCCTGAG ggagagagctaaagagatGTGGGAGTGGATTTACCAGCTTGAGTCAGACAAATTTGACCTGACTGAAAAGACGAGACGACAGAAATACGAG ATAAACGTTCTTCTGAATAGAATTTCTCATGCCCAGAAATT
- the LOC110491657 gene encoding troponin T, slow skeletal muscle isoform X3, with product MSDVEEENEDQREEDEEEGEEEERPKYKPMVSQLAAPKNPEGDRVDFDVSLHDIHRKRMEKDLLELQTLIDVHFDQRKKEEEELIGLKDRIDNRRSERAEQQRVRAEKERDRQSRIAEERQRKEDEEAKKRADDEAKKKKVLSNMGAHFGGFLAKAEQRRGKRQTGREIKKKTLAERRKPLAIDNLREDGLRERAKEMWEWIYQLESDKFDLTEKTRRQKYEINVLLNRISHAQKFKKVHGKGKVGGRWK from the exons ATGTCTGATGTGGAGGAAGAGAATGA ggatCAGCGGGAGG AGGACGAGGAGGAAGGAG AAGAAGAGGAGCGTCCTAAATACAA GCCCATGGTCTCCCAGCTCGCTGCCCCCAAAAATCCTGAGGGGGATAGGGTGGACTTTGACGTGAGCCTACAT GACATCCACAGGAAAAGAATGGAGAAGGATCTTCTGGAGCTGCAGACCCTGATCGACGTCCATTTTGACCAGAggaagaaagaagaggaagagctCATTGGACTCAAGGACAGGATT GACAACCGCAGATCAGAGAGAGCGGAGCAGCAGCGTGTGCGAGCAGAAAAGGAACGGGACAGACAGTCGAGAATTGCG GAAGAGCGGCAGAGGAAAGAGGACGAGGAAGCCAAGAAAAGGGCGGATGACGAAGCCAAGAAGAAGAAAGTGCTCTCTAACATGGGGGCTCACTTTGGGGGTTTCTTGGCAAAG gcagagcagaggagagggaagagacaaACAGGGAGGGAGATCAAGAAGAAGACACTGGCGGAGAGGCGCAAACCCCTCGCTATTGACAACCTGAGAGAGGACGGCCTGAG ggagagagctaaagagatGTGGGAGTGGATTTACCAGCTTGAGTCAGACAAATTTGACCTGACTGAAAAGACGAGACGACAGAAATACGAG ATAAACGTTCTTCTGAATAGAATTTCTCATGCCCAGAAATT